The Mus caroli chromosome 9, CAROLI_EIJ_v1.1, whole genome shotgun sequence DNA window CAATGCAGCCTTTATAAATTTGTCATCTGTAATAGGGTGAGACTTGGCAGTGATACAGCTGTTTGAGACTACCCACATTCCTGCAACTAACCCCTCACCCCTTTTCTGTAAATAAGACAACTAAATTCATTGATTCACTAGGCTGGACTTCGGTGGAATTATTATTTCGATCTGTATCAGTGGCCTACTTGAAGTGAATAGATGCTCTCACTTCTCCAGGAAAAGTTAGCATAACACATTGGTGCTTAAACATGGGCATAATAGACTCCTAGGGCTTGGGAGGAACAGTTTCATGGCTGTTGCTTTGGGTAGCAAGGTATGCAACTGATGTTGGGCCATCTGAGTGTGGGAACATTACAGAAGCAATTCCAATATGGCTACCCCTCCTCATATGGAATGTAGTGATGTGCCTTTTTGCTATGGTGATAGTTGTATGGGCCTTACTACAGGTCGTAAGATATAACTAAGGCTAGATCATCAGGAGGTAAACTGTCTATGGAGGAGGTCTTGAGATGGCTGTCTTACAAATTTAATAAAACTCATAAATATGAAAGAGaggctggtcatggtggcacacacctttggccccaacacttgggaagaaaGGTATGCAGACCTCTGAAAGTTCatggtcagcttggtctacatattgagtttcaggatagccaggataCAAGAaataagagggagggaggacagatatatatatatatatatatatatatatatatatatatatatagagagagagagagagagagagagaaggagcggggaggagggaggagaggagaagagaaataaTTGACTCTGCCCACGAAAATAGCTTAGTAGAGAAAATGACATTTGGCTATCtttgaagaacaaataaaaacttgCCAGATAGGGAAAGGCAGTTTgggtaggggaaaaaaagatctAATTAACgccaggaagtggtggcgcacacttttaatcccatcacttgggaggcagaggcaggcagatttctgcatttaaggccagcctcatctacaaagagagttccaggacagccagggctatacagagaaaccctgtcttgaaaaaaaaaatatctaattaaagacacagatttggagttaaagggatatgtaaccctatagggggaacaacatgatgaactaaccagtaccccggagctcttgtctctagctgcatatgtatcgaaagatggcctagtaggccatcactggaaagagaggcccattggacttgcaaactttatatgccccaatacaggggaatgccagggccaaaagaatgggaatgggtgggtagggaagtgtgggggggttatgggggacttttgggatagcattggaaatgtaattgaggaaaatacgtaataaaaatattaaaaattaaaaaaaaataaataaagctacaaaatcttcaaaaaaaaaaaagacacagatttGGAAGAGGATGGGGAAGTGGTGTGGCTAGCTGTTAGTGATGGGGGAGCTAGTCATTAGTCCCAGTCTGATAGAAGTAGTTGGAAGTATTAGTTTAGAATGTCTGCAGGTTGATGCTGTTCACCGATGACAGCAGTCCAGTGCCTAGAACCTGGGAAGAGCTTAATTTGCCAGAAGAATGGTTACAGAAGTGAATGGGTAAATGGTCACAGCTAACAGttaaatcattattattattttaaagatttattttacatgagCCTGGCGGTGGGaatgtatgtctttaatcccagcacctgggatgatctctgtgagtttgaggtcagcctggtctaagagctagttccagaatggccagggctacacaaagaaaccctcgaaaaaaaccaagaccaaaacaaattattttatgtatgagagcTTGcacgtgtatatatgtattgtgtgcatgCCCGGTacctgaaagccagaagagagcatcccaATCTCCTGCAAATGGAGTTACATACAAttgtgagtcaccttgtgggtgctaggacttgaacctgggtcttctgcaaaagcagctggtgctcttaaatgctgagccatctttctgttcCCAAAACAAATTACTTTTACTGGCCCTTATCTCTAATCACCTGGCTGTCGTGTAAAAAGAACAGGAGACACTTTGTTCTCCTTAGAGTCAATAGGAAAAGAAGCAGCAGTGGCAACATTGTTGCTGTTTGGATATCTGAGTGTGGTCTCTCGAGACCCAAGAGCCCAGGTGGTCAAATATCCCATTGCCTGGCGTGGGGCTTGAGCTCGGAGGGCAGTCGTGTTCAAGTGCTCACAACTTACTCCAGGCTCGGCTTTTCTGTTGCTCAAACCTGGTGCTGTTTTCAGATGCCTCCCACTGGCTTTCAGTATTGCCCTCTAGCCTGTGCTGTCtagctttctccattttctctcagaGACTTCCCCACTCTTGCCATCTTGTTCAAGTCTCCCATCTGACTGTCACCCGTGTAGTTTCTGAggctcctgcctctcccctccctgttTTGAGAGTAGAGGTGCTGTTGTGGCCCCATCCTTCCATTTCCTGTCTGGTTACAAGCTTGTCCATGGTGAGAGCCCCTGACTCTGTTTTCTGTTATGTTAAGGTGATGTTGCCTTCATCTCTTGACTCTGCCCCTAGCTCTCTTTCCAGCATCTACTCCAGATCAGATCTTTGTTCTATGTATCGCTGTCTCCTTTAGCTAAAGAACATGTtcacccatttttaaaattcttatactCTAGTTCTCTCTTACCCCatctcttctgcctctccctcaaTGCTTCCCACTCACCCTTCATGTTTATTTTCCCCATGTCTGGCATCCACTCACACCACGCCACCGAAACTGTCCTAATCACCCGTGGGCTTCAGCTTAGCATGTTCcacaaatgtaaaatttaaatatattcttatctTAGTGGATTATATTCAACATTttatatcctgtttttttttgttgttgttgttgttttgaggcagggtttcatatAATCTAGGCTGCTAGAATTTGGTATACAGCCCAGGTTGCTctggaactcctgatctttctgcttccatctccAGAGTACTGAGTTTAGATGCTTGTATACCCAGCAAACATTATCAGTTTCATTCTCATTCACACTCTCAGTCCTTCTCAGCTCCTTGTTCCCAATGCATCACAAAATAGTTTTGTAGTTTCAAGAATTTGCCTTTAGTTGGGTGCAGTGGCTTATGCCTATAACACCAGTACTTGGAGGATCAGGCAAATGGATTGcccatgagttggaggccaacctgggctacacagtcagAGCCTGttaggaaggaggggagggaagaacacTGTGATGACTCTGTAGGTAaatgtgcttgctgccaagccttgtgacctgagtttgatgatGGGCCAAGGAGAGAACCAGTTTCTTCagattgtcctctgtcctccacatacgcaccatggcatacacacacaccttcatacTCAAACTCGAAACAGACAAACTAATGCACAGAAGAATTTTCTTGACTTTGGCTTCTCCCAGGGTACCCAGGTGTCAGCCTAGTTCTCCTCCTTCCTGTTGACTATGTCAAACAGGCCTTCCTATGCTGCATCTGTACCCAGTGTGTCAGCATTGAAACTGACCTCTCCAGACTCCGGACTCTTGAGAACAGAAGGTCTTTGTTCATCTTTTTACCCTGGAGTCTCAGATATCTGGATCTCACCCGGCTTGTTGAGCAGCTAAGCAGCTTTGGAGACAAATGTCCCATAGGTCCACTGTATACAACACCCTTTTCTCCCAATTTCCTTatctgggctgtgtgtgtgtgtatgcgcgcgtgtgtgtgtgtgtgtgtgtgtgtgtgtgtgagcatggtgTCCAAATGACTTGAATGTGGTGATTTCTTGAGGCTGGCAGGCCTACAAGAAAGCCCAGGAAGCCATCATCAGCCTCTGCCGTCCTACCACTGAGACGATAAAAATTTGCCACACACCCTCATTTGCAGTAGGTTCTGGCGACTGAACTCTTGCATAGCAAACTCTTGCCTGAGCCGTTACTCCAGCTGCACCAGCTCTTTTTAGCTGCTTTCAAGCCTAAGATGGCGGCAATGAAATCCTCTCTCCAGCCAGTTTAGCTCTCTGGACCTGTGGTTCTTCCCAGCACAGAGCTGGTGGAGGCTTCACTTTTGACTCTCCTTCTTTTAATTCTAAGATGATAGCTCAAGGTTGATAAGGATTCCAATAACCCTGCCTCCCTGCTCATGGCTTCTTCTCATGAGCCTTCCCAATGTGGTCAGAGACTCGAGTAAACTCTTACCTTGAAGAAGAGAGATCACCAGGAAGAGGCCAACCAGACCCCTCCTCTGCTCCATGTCAGTCTCTTTGCTTCTCCAGTAGAAGTATTGAGAGTCCCTTAGCCACCCAGACACCCAGCCACCCAGACAGTCTGTGTAGCAGCTGGCCTGGCTCCACCCAGCATGCATTGAGCTGGGACTCTGAGTAGAGGCAATACCAGGTGTCTCCACCCTCTCCTGTAGAGTGTGGGCAGCAGGGGCCCCGGCAGGGGTGCTGACACCCTGACTtatctcttgttttctcttttgttgttgttaaggcTTGCAGGATAGCAGGTGGCAGGGGGTGAGGTTCTAGATTCCCACTTGGAAACCCCTTTACCCCTAGAACCTCTATGCGCAATAGGTTGAAGACTCCGCTGAGCCTTTTTCTTGATGACGGTGATGAATGTCCCTGCCTGTTCTTCTTGCTAGGTCTGGACTTGTTTGTCACTTGATCGCAGAACTCATGGGTTTAGGCAGGGCTTTTACATGTATGAGACTGGAGTTCTGAATGGAAAAGCATCTTAGAGTAGACCTTCCTTAAGAGATTTTTGACACTGTTCTTTTGAGAACATCTAAGTGGTACCCACCTAGAAGAGAACATCCCAACAGGACAACTAGCTTATTTCTTGGTGCATGGCCCTGGGCTAGTTCCAGGGTCTCAGGCTATTGTCTCCTTTAGCCAGTCATTGCATAACAGAAATTCACAGAATTCCTATGTGATACCAGGCACAAAGGATAATTTTGTCCCCAGACAGATGACCTTCTGACTATAGCAGTGTAGAAAGTCAGATCCCCACAGCACATGGTAGAAAAGTCTATTGTCTCCTGGGGAGGATCGATTCTACAAATGAGTGGATTGATTGTATTGTTAAGAAGACTCTCATACTGAGATGGCTTgatgtgggtggcaccatgcaAACACTCCTCCCCCAATCCTTAGAGTGATGCTGAGGGAGACAAGCTCTGAGACACTCCATGCATGGGTACACTATGTGCTGGACCTAGGATTCAGATGTCTGGCTGAGGGCTTCTCAAGTCCATCTTCCCACTGGCTAGAAGCAGCTTGATGTGGTGTCCCAGAGTGTCCTGTGAAGGGTCCTGAGACTGATCAGAAACAAGAGGATCTGCTAATGTGGCTTGTGTAATAGCTTCTCTCAGTGGATCTAAAGAGGTGGCACTTCCTTGTTTGTGAGTAAATGTAGTTGTATTGTTCATAGGAAGCCCAAAATCTTCTTTATTTGTTACCAGTGACTAttgctatttgttttttgttaccAGGAAAGGCTATTCTAAATTCCCTTACACTTGCTAGAATTCTGAACAAACTTTCCTCATAGTCTCCGCTTTGTGTCAATCATCCCAAACTCTTTGCTCCAGAAAGAGCAGTTTGCACCTGTTTGTGTCTTACCCCACACCTAGCCCACTGTTGCTTTGACAGTCTTACACCATCAAAGGCAGAAGGTAGAGAGGCAGATTTCTTCTAGTTCCTCCCCCACTCTTCCTTTTTCTGAATACCCATGAGTCTGTTGGCGGAGGATAGTGCTAACCCTGGCTGATCGTCCTGTGGCTTGCCTCTATTTGTTGCATGATTCCCTCTGGAAGATGGAACACGGCGGGATTCTGGCTAGTCTGATACTGGCTACTGTTCTCCCCCAAGGTAAGGGAGGCATCTTCAGCTGTGTGGAGGATGGACCCTCGAGGGGCATTGTCACTGGGAGAAGTCCACTGGATAGTGCATCTCGTTTACCAGGCTGGGGAGGATAGAAGGGCAAGGCTAGGGCATAGGAAACAAGCATTCGGCTTTGATCTGCTCTAGTCAAGACTCACATTGGTCGTGATGGTGTCCCCAAACTCCTTGGACCAGACATTTGTAGGAAATGGTTCCATATCATGTGTCCCTAGGCCTAAAACTAGTAAAGAAGTTATACCCATTGCATCGTCTAAGGCAAATGGCCTCTTGGAGTAGGATTCTTGGTCATATGACCACTCGGAGCCACGGCTCAGAATTTAGAAGTGATCTTTAAGAGAAAAGTTAGCTTTAGCTGAATGGGAAGGACAGGCAGAGGGTATGTTATATTAAAGTCTGTAAGTCCTAAGTGCCAACTCCTTctcagtttgtttgcttttaaaacagaaaagcaggCTGGGTAGATAACACAGGGGTAGGACTCAAGGAGtgcaaaaacccaaaccaaacaaactccAAAATAACCCTGAGAAGCTCACATCTCAGAGCTCAGCGGTTCCAGGAAAACTGGGTCAAATGGTTACTCTAAGAGCTGTCCTGGTCACCGGAGATTTCTACTGGACGTAACTCCAAAGGAGGCGGGACTTTAAGAGGAGAAGAATTATATACACCTCTCTTCTCCAGCATGCTCATATATGTTCCTGCTTCAGAGGCAGGGGCAGCCATTTTGGAGTTTTCTGGAGGGTGCTCTTATGTTCAGATCAGTGACTAAGTAATGAAgctcagagacacacagactcCAGGGAAGGCTGGCTGTAGACATGAGGCATGGCAGTGCCCTCTGGGCTAGGAAGGCTCACTGTGCCCACAGCCTTCCACCTCTCCCACCAGACTTGATGTACTTGGAGCCTCAGGAGCAGATTTGATACATATTGGTGGCCTTTTCTCCTTAAGCAAGCATGGCAAAGACAGTAAAAATTATAGGGGCGCAGGAGGGACAGGAACTGCTCAACCCAGAAACTAGTTGCAGCCTCTCACTAGCTAAGGTTTGAGAATTTCAGCACAATTAATGTTCGCTGCATAAGTTGTCTACACGCTGCTCTTTTCTGATATGGGTATTTTACTATGTTGCTATTTAAGCCAGGCTTAAGTAAGGCTGGACTGTGTATGACCTTGGGCAGGGCCTCATTCCTCTCTAGAACATTCTCTAAGAGCCTCATAAATACGACTACTTTCTTTGTTTACTGTGAAGAGCTCCTGCATCTGGCATCCCCAACTCTAAACATTTGTTCCATCCATTGTAATTCTGTTTGATGCCCATACTATTCTGTGAACTCATTTAGGTTTCTTAGCAACTCTGGGGACACGAACTTCAAGACCCACCCAAGCGGTGTATGCGGCTGTTGTAAAGGAGATGGTGCATCTCCCTCTGGGAAGCCATCCTGGAGTGTCTTTCTTAACACTCATGCTTAAAATGGGCTTTAAAATATCCTggtattaatataatataaatatattaagataAAGTTAAAGTTTTCTGTTTGAGGAGATCGGGTTTTACTTGAGTTAAGTTTCCTCAAAGATTAAAGGAACTCCTCAGGCTATTTGTGGTGACAGTATCTGTGTCCCAGATGCCTCTGCTCTGACAGAATTAccaaactactttttttttttttgagatgggaatcTCACTCACACCATAGCCcaggttgtcttggaactcattacGTAGCCTAGGTTGGTTTGGCTATCTCAGgccttctcctgtctcagccttccaagttaTGAGATTCCAGATCCAAGtcactgtgtatacacacacacacacacacacacacacacacacacacacacacacacacatatatatacacacacacacatatatatatatacacacacacacatatatacacacatatgtacatatacatacatgcatatatatgtgtgtgtatgtatgtatatatatatgcagagctGGAGATCAAATCTAGGGCATTTCATATGTCTCTACCATTGGGCTATGTTCCCAATGAATCTTCTTACATAGGATTTACTCTGGGAAATCTGGATCACTGGGCTGGTAATTCATTACAACTCCTCTCTGCCACAGGGGTATTTGGCTCTGGAAAACTCTTTTATAGTGAGCATCTCATTACTCTGGCAGATACCGGGACAGAGACAACAGAGACGAGGACAAGAAGTTACAGTGAGAGAGTTATTGGCCAGGAAGAGGAATTAGGAGCCTCTAGTATAAGAGGCACAGTCTCCAGGCTAAGAATATCCTCTGCCTTCTCAGGTCTCTTGGGGACCCCAGCAGTCTACCTGGTGGTCTAAAGTTAATTTCTGGAAGGTTCTTGGATCAACACAGCTTCATAGTTTTTGCGTTTGCCCCCAGATCCTTCAGGATCTATGTCCTAGTTTGAATTCTGTGGTTGTAATAAAACACTTTGATCAGAAGGAACTTAAGGGAAGAGAGGATTTATTTGGTTATAGTTTCAGGTCAGCCTATGgttcagggaagtcagggcagaaactcaaccAGCAGCACAAAGCAGCAACTGCAGAAGACCGCTCTTTCTGGCTCCCTTCCTGTCTCATTCTTACACTGTTAACTTTCTTGTCCAGCCCAGATCCCCTGCCAGGGATTGATGCCATCCACAGTGGTCTGGGCTCCTCCTGCATCAACTAAGGCAATTAAAACAATCCCTTATAGACATGTCTGCAAGGCCTATCTAATGTAGGTGATCTCTCAATTAGAGACTCTCTTCTTAGGTGACTCTAGGCTGACAAAGCTACTGTGgacagtctgttttctgtttggaCTATATCCCCACATCTCTCATGAACCTCGAGTCCCTGGAGAACTTCCTGAAATCTCTCTCTGGTTGCTCCTGTCCCTTTCACTAGGCATCATGTCCCTTACTACACAAATGGTCTGTAAGTATGCAGAGCAATGAGCTGCCTACGCTCCAGAGAGCTGCCTCTGACTACAGTGTCTTCCACCTCAGGGAGCCCCTTCAAGATACCAGTGACAGAATATGAGGACAAAGTATTTGTGAGCTGCAATACCAGCGTCATGCATCTAGATGGAACAGTGGAAGGATGGTTTGCAAAGAATAAAACACTCAACTTGGGCAAAGGCATTCTGGACCCACGAGGGATGTATCTGTGTAATGGGACAGAGCAGCTGGCGAAGGAGGTGTCTACTGTGCAAGTCCATTACCGAAGTATGTGCTCCTGGACCCACTGGGGTGAAATCCCTGGCCCTGTGCATGTGAAAACATTCTGGCTAAAAGCAGACTGGGCTGAACCAGTTTACAAAGGGCACTCGTGGTGGTGTGAACCAGATGTGTCGGGGAGTGCTTCAGAACTGGGGGAGAGTTTAACTAAGTGAGGCAGAACAGCAGGGCCTGGCTTGTTACTGCTAGTCCGGGGAGGGACTTAGTCTACTCTTTGGTTAAAACCCCACAAAGCTGAAGTGTGTCATGTCTCTCTTCAGCAGTTCCTTGGGATAAGGGTGGAGATGGAAGTAGCAAGATCTTTACAGTCTCACTAAAGTGTGTCTTGGAACGGGAGGAGCCTAGGGTCTTTCTAGGACCAGAGATGGTTCCGTGACCTTAAacactctcttcttcctctccccaccaGTGTGCCAGAACTGTGTGGAGCTAGACTCAGGCACCATGGCTGGTGTCATCATCATTGACCTCATCGCAACTCTGCTCCTGGCTTTGGGAGTCTACTGCTTTGCAGGACATGAGACCGGAAGGCCTTCTGGGGGTTAGTTAGCAGAaggactctctctttctctccctctcccacccccccgtgtgtgtgtgtgtgtgtgtgtgtgtgtgtgtgtgtgtgtgtgaactcataAACTGGCTGAAAGATGTGGGATGGTGGTAGGGCTGACATCATCTGGAAGTTTCTCTGATAATGTCTTAGGGACTCACTATAGGGTGCTGAAAGAACAGGTATGCCTGTGATGCTCACGCAGACTTCCGAGGGTGAGAGAGGATGTGACTGACTTTTGAACCTACCCACCCCTGCAGTGTTCCTAGGTCTCAATGTCTCACCTTTCCTAGCTCCCAATGACTCTCTGTCCTTGCTTCTAGCTGCTGAGGTTCAAGCACTGCTGAAGAATGAGCAGCTGTATCAGGTAAGCCCTGAGGGAGGAGGCAAGAACAGGAGAGGGAGTGAGGACTAAGAGACCTGACTGTAAGGGTTGTGAGATGTGCGGGGGTAGTCCTTAGGGGTGGGGGcgatggagggaggaggatgtCTGGAGAACAGTTCAGATGTGACTTGGTATCTTGCCTCTCATCTCAGCCTCTTCGAGATCGTGAAGATGCCCAGTACAGCCGTCTTGGAGGGAACTGGCCCCGAAACAAGAGATCTTGAGATGGAGGTTTCTCAGAATGCCATAGCAACGGCGCCTTCCCCTGTGATCAACCAATAAAGACGTGTCCTTCAGTCAGCAGGCGCCTGTGTTTTCCAAAGCATGGATTGAGAGTTGTCCTAACTTGGCTGAGTTCTGCCCACCTGTGGCCCCTCACTTCAGGCTTCCTCTCCTCAGACCCAGACAGGCAGTACGCGGGACAGCTTCCCATCCTGGCCCCTTGGCATTTCTAACCCTGTGGGTTTCCTGTGGGCAGGGTCAGCCCAGCCACTCTGCTTCATTGTCTGTTGGTTCCAGTCCCTATCATAACAACTTCCGGGGTTTTGCTGCCTTACCACAGCCCAAAGCAGGCTGTGGTGTTTAGAAGCTGAGCCACAAAGAAGTTTCCATGACATCATGAATGGGGGTGGCAGAGAAGAATATTGGGGctcagagggtgtgtgtgtgtgtgtgtgtgtgagagagagagagagagagagagagagagagagagaNNNNNNNNNNNNNNNNNNNNNNNNNNNNNNtgagagagagagagagagagagagagagagagagagacagagagagagagagacagagagacagagagagacagagagacagacagacagagacagagctgtcaaggattttcttctctcttcttgggtTCTGGGGGTTGTACTAAGGTCatgaggcttgtgtggcaagcacccttacccactgagccatcttgcctgcgcTCATcctcaaattaattaaaaataatgaacatgATGAATTCCAGGTGTTTCTGGCAGTGTTGCCTGACTCGCACGGTGGGAATTCATTCAGCTTTAGTCTCCAACAGTGCTTGCTCTAGGTGCTTGTCCACGGCCAGACCACACAGCAGCAGCTCAGAACCGCCTGAGGCAGCTCAGAACCGCCTGAGGCAGCTCAGAACCGCCTGAGGCAGCTCAGAACCGCCTGAGGCAGCTCAGAACCGCNAGCTCAGAACCGCCTGAGGCAGCTCAGAACCGCCTGAGGCAGCTCAGAACCGCCTGAGGCAGCTCAGAACCGCCTGAGGCAGCTCAGAACCGCCTCGGCTCAGGCTTGAGGCTTGTGTGCTGTGCTATGAACTGCACTGTTCTTATTGTACAGTTTCCTGTTGGTGTGGAAACACAGTGGTTTCGTATGGAAACAAAGACTTCTAATATTTTCCCATCCTCCCTCGGCATGTAAGTATCAAATTAGTACACCCTGGTGCTGTGTTAGAATGCTTGATTTTCAAATTGCTTTGAGCTGTTGGTTGAGTTTCAAAGAGAAACATTAAATGGATTTTTGCTTGAGATCAGGACAGAAGTTCCAACAAATGGGTCATTTTGAAATGACCCTAAACATTGCTATTTTGTAGTACATATTTATATAGATTAGTGTTCTCAGAAttgacaataataaaataaaaaaaattggagatTGAGTTTTGTGTAGCCCAGGTAGCCTCAAACATATCATGTAGCTAAGAATGACTGAGAGTTGTTACTTTCAcagtgttaggattacaagcacgtaccaccattcctggcttgtGCAATGGTGTGGATCAAACCTCAtgtatactaggcaagcactctaccaaccgagTATATTTTCAGCCCTAAAAGCCAAAAATATCAATCAACTCTTAAAAACACTGATGATGCTATATGCcctttgaataaaatatttagccAAGACTTAGTTCTTTATTCAGAAGTAAATAAGCATATTCATCTTCCATGCTAAAcataaagatttatctttattttaaattatgtatgtgtgtgtgtttgtgcatgtgaatgcaatgccatcagaggccaggagaagatgTCAGATTgctccagagctggagttataggtgattgtgaaTTTCTTgaagagggtgctgggaaccaaactcagttcctgtgtaagagcagtaagtgctgttAATCACTGACCCAGGTCTCCAGCCCCTCATCTTTTACCTGTAATAAATggtaacatacatacatacatacatacacacacacacacacacacacatagatacacacacacacaaagatacacacacacatacacacacagagatacacacacagagatacacatacacacatacacacacacccacaccaaatagttgttttaatttttgtaattaaaaaaaatatttgcaggtgccacacacacatgtggaggtcagaggacagcttgcaggagttgattctttccttccaccatgtgggttttgggggaCTCTATCTTCAGAATTGGCAGTGTACATCTTCATaagctgagccatcctgctggtcCCCAAGAttgtttaaaatagaaatgtaatgaTTTATCATTGGTAAATAGTTGATTTGTATACCTTTATA harbors:
- the Cd3d gene encoding T-cell surface glycoprotein CD3 delta chain, encoding MEHGGILASLILATVLPQGSPFKIPVTEYEDKVFVSCNTSVMHLDGTVEGWFAKNKTLNLGKGILDPRGMYLCNGTEQLAKEVSTVQVHYRMCQNCVELDSGTMAGVIIIDLIATLLLALGVYCFAGHETGRPSGAAEVQALLKNEQLYQPLRDREDAQYSRLGGNWPRNKRS